The nucleotide window GCCGGTTCGCTTCGTCTGTCCATCGGCAGCGGTTCGAGCTTCACAACGCTCGGCACGCTCGATGTATCGTCGACCGGTGGCTGGCAAGACTGGCAGACCCTGACGCTCAACGGCGTCGAGTTGGACGGCGGCGCTCAGGTCCTCCGGGCCGAAGTGATCGGCGGCAGCTTCAACCTGAATTGGATCGGCTTCGACACGACCTCCACGGCCGGGACGACGAGGAGCATCGGTTCAGGGTTCTGGCAGGATTCAAGCATCTGGAGTGACGGCGTTCCGACCGATCAGGTCCGCGCGATCGTCTCGCAAAACACCGCCGTCTTGCTCGACGGTGACGCCGAAGCCCACCAGCTGGTCGTCCACGGCGTCCTCAGCGTCGTCGAGGCTCCCGGAGTCGAGCAGACGCTGACGACGGACTGGATCCACGTCAACAGCGGCGGCATCTTCCAGATCGGATCTGAGTCTAATCGGTACGACCAAGGCGACTTCACGCTCACGCTGACCGGCACCAACCCCGACGCCGACTACACCATCGAAACCGCCACCGGCACGATGCAGATCACCGACAACGACGGGTTCCTCATGCCCGCGATGGGCGGACGCCTGCAGTTTTTTGGTGAAGAGAAACTCAGCTTCACCAAGCTCAGCCAGACCGCCAACGCCGGGACCAATTCGATCATCGTCGAGAACGTCATCGAGCGCAACTTCGACGGCACCACCTCCGCCGCATCGGACGGCTCGCTGAACTGGGAAGTCGGCGACCAGATCGTCATCGCCAGCAGCACCCGCGATTACGACGACCAAGACGTCCGCACGATCACCGCGATCACCCCGTTGTCCGGCGACCGCACCCGTCTGACGCTAAACGCCAACCTGTCCCACCGCCACTACGGCGAGATCGAGACGTACGACAACGGCACGCGCAGCATCGACCTGCGCGCCGAGGTCGCGCTGC belongs to Planctomycetota bacterium and includes:
- a CDS encoding carbohydrate-binding protein, yielding MNNATLQPVKSVFRRSLIEQLERRKLLAGVPYGSFPFVITDGAQLEAEHFDIGGEGVAYHDLSSSNLGGDLRPDESVDLETTSDVGGGYNVGWTQDGEWLEYIVDVDAGTYDIQARVASNLNEAGSLRLSIGSGSSFTTLGTLDVSSTGGWQDWQTLTLNGVELDGGAQVLRAEVIGGSFNLNWIGFDTTSTAGTTRSIGSGFWQDSSIWSDGVPTDQVRAIVSQNTAVLLDGDAEAHQLVVHGVLSVVEAPGVEQTLTTDWIHVNSGGIFQIGSESNRYDQGDFTLTLTGTNPDADYTIETATGTMQITDNDGFLMPAMGGRLQFFGEEKLSFTKLSQTANAGTNSIIVENVIERNFDGTTSAASDGSLNWEVGDQIVIASSTRDYDDQDVRTITAITPLSGDRTRLTLNANLSHRHYGEIETYDNGTRSIDLRAEVAL